The genomic window TCCTAACACGGAGTTTCTAGTAGAGCTAGACAATGGCCATCGAATCAAAGCACACGTTTCGGGTAAAATCCGTATGTACTACATACGCATTCTACCTGGAGATAAAGTTACGGTAGAACTCTCACCGTACGACTTAACACGTGGGCGTATTACATACCGACACAAATAATTTTTTAAGAGGCTCCAAAGGAGGATAACCAATTATGAAAGTAAGACCATCTGTTAAAAAGATTTGTGATAAGTG from Methanocalculus natronophilus includes these protein-coding regions:
- the infA gene encoding translation initiation factor IF-1; translation: PNTEFLVELDNGHRIKAHVSGKIRMYYIRILPGDKVTVELSPYDLTRGRITYRHK